The following are encoded in a window of Doryrhamphus excisus isolate RoL2022-K1 chromosome 16, RoL_Dexc_1.0, whole genome shotgun sequence genomic DNA:
- the LOC131104074 gene encoding uncharacterized protein LOC131104074 → MEAPHLTQEITVKMEEPATEKTIGPCCDIISLVSEDEMMDVTEESQMSEEQKKDRVDRDGFHFTETLLSSMRTYCEGQVGFSDLPLDTIWTRARVKDLARMCVHSPYCLYLIEMKKLKVEQGTILVLVGYLDQSRGIHVVRVLGSLKVATVEPFVIPEALEKLLKETLGAALSNLCLFYSNCDMFESWLKSLSPSMISVCRLPDMLGKACLTALLGSFNGVVDFVGDIDAYSRLSSASDVLKLIFAKPPVKAFSPISENFLFLVRSIQRVVASWGELMQNLKICGKQNKARLMDAHFKLRFLFLSEALEPLRDLATQGGGADLATELRLASVLLRSYAVALLRPPAAARFIQRPDLSLLHNKAELLPTAEVTFGDGVRDYLQTVNLGEEERLNFLKDVAAFYTAVLESFTQSIPERFGDVVLRNINSVHKFPEDVDLSGHVMSDMGRELGLCEAGSADARQLEDDFLTLVKLLEEHRSKGATDCWVNTLAAISPGTVLHRLLLTLLALPSSLNMKQLLVQVFTSARVLTSCQGAEEVSRTTSLPPNGCPQTLHRPGVLTGIGEKIQTRGRSLWDLSDTDSTDTDNSSDLIDITPHVERSPKAKHGSPIALGQVIHVLSSEDDNVQVTSKSTSSTRKFSAGELVWGQLESYALWPAVVLSYQQDQDFPDSKMVSWYGRCIFCQVSEGTLKPFGDFRENFCPRSFSILDSYKKAIELSLQEAALRCKKTFPSSPHDHYDMMKRMLDWAFGGFQPTGPNGFNPVHVGNGMAEPNITLQEKRESPAPSVTDAEVKEACISLSKLSPHDSSDQSTPKSTGKRKKVKRVAKSSSRKQADQWDQEEDEWEKGKAGRRTSNSENVLGSLMFDGDPSTDYVPKRRAFAKYNKVNRSTSATYTQPDQKLREEAIQSILDLDLDIEDFCLCCGLETVEIFHPLFKGGLCSECKDNFTETLYRYDDDGYQSYCTICCYGMEVLLCGNDGCCRSYCEDCLDILVGHGTFDSLKDVDPWICYLCQDHRAHRALIPREDWSIQVQQFFANNSAMEFEPHRVYPSIPANLRKPLRVLSLFDGIGTGYLVLKELGFKIETYVASEICEDSIAIATVNHDRKIKHVGDTRDITKQLIEEWGPFDLLIGGSPCNDLSIVNPNRKGIYEGSGRLFFDYYRILQLLKPKEEDNRPFFWLFENVVFMNVHDKVNICRFLECNPVLVDAVTVSPAHRARYFWGNIPGMSRPTAASQSDKLHLQDCLEVGREARVTKVRTITSNFNSLKQGKRCSLLPVLCNGKEDNLWVTELEKIFGFPKHYTDVRNMSRLKRQKVLGKSWSVPVIRHLLAPLKDYFACEELTPLTSVSSACVPSPSFSPLR, encoded by the exons ATG GAGGCTCCTCACCTCACTCAGGAGATCACTGTGAAGATGGAGGAGCCAGCAACAGAAAAGACCATAGGCCCATGCTGCGACATCATCTCACTGGTATCCGAGGATGAGATGATGGATGTGACAGAAGAGAGTCAAATGAGTGAGGAGCAAAAGAAAGACAGAGTAGACAGGGATGGTTTCCACTTCACTGAGACATTGCTGAGCAGCATGAGAACTTACTGTGAAGGTCAGGTGGGCTTCTCTGACCTTCCCCTGGACACCATCTGGACTCGGGCTCGAGTCAAAGACCTAGCTCGAATGTGTGTGCACTCCCCCTACTGCCTCTATCTCATTGAGATGAAGAAGCTGAAGGTGGAGCAAGGCACCATCCTTGTCTTAGTAGGCTACCTGGACCAGAGCCGAGGGATCCACGTGGTTCGTGTGCTGGGGTCTCTGAAGGTGGCCACTGTCGAGCCCTTCGTCATCCCAGAAGCTTTGGAGAAGTTGCTGAAGGAGACTCTCGGGGCAGCCTTGTCCAACCTGTGTTTGTTTTACAGCAACTGTGACATGTTTGAGTCCTGGCTCAAGTCTCTCAGCCCCTCCATGATCTCTGTTTGCCGGCTACCTGACATGCTCGGAAAAGCCTGCCTGACGGCCCTCCTAGGCTCCTTTAACGGCGTTGTGGACTTTGTGGGAGACATTGACGCCTACTCACGGCTCTCCTCAGCTAGCGATGTTCTTAAACTGATCTTTGCTAAGCCTCCCGTGAAAGCTTTTAGTCCCATCTCAGAGAACTTCTTGTTTCTTGTCCGCTCCATACAGAGAGTGGTGGCAAGCTGGGGGGAGCTGATGCAGAATTTAAAAATCTGTGGTAAACAGAACAAAGCCCGGCTGATGGATGCTCATTTCAAGCTGCGGTTCCTGTTTCTCTCCGAGGCTCTGGAGCCTCTCCGAGACCTGGCCACGCAAGGCGGCGGGGCAGACCTGGCCACGGAGCTGCGGCTGGCGTCCGTGCTACTTCGATCCTATGCCGTCGCGCTCCTCCGCCCGCCCGCAGCCGCACGCTTTATCCAAAGGCCTGACCTGTCCCTCCTGCACAACAAAGCAGAGCTGCTCCCCACAGCAGAGGTGACATTCGGCGATGGTGTTCGCGACTACCTGCAGACTGTGAACCTAGGAGAAGAGGAGCGTCTCAACTTCCTGAAGGATGTGGCGGCCTTTTACACAGCAGTACTGGAGAGTTTCACACAGAGTATTCCTGAACGCTTTGGAGACGTGGTGCTGAGGAACATCAATTCAGTACACAAATTCCCAGAAGACGTCGAC TTGTCAGGTCACGTGATGTCAGATATGGGGAGGGAGCTGGGTCTCTGTGAGGCGGGTTCTGCTGATGCCCGGCAGTTGGAGGATGATTTCCTGACTTTGGTCAAATTGCTGGAGGAGCATCGCAGCAAAGGAGCTACTGACTGTTGGGTCAAT ACGTTGGCCGCCATAAGTCCTGGCACTGTGCTACATCGCCTCCTCCTGACCCTGCTGGCCCTGCCAAGCTCTCTGAACATGAAGCAGCTTTTGGTTCAG GTTTTCACCAGTGCCAGGGTTCTGACCAGCTGCCAGGGCGCAGAGGAAGTATCCAGAACAACTTCACTCCCACCAAACGGGTGTCCACAAACTCTGCACAGACCGGGGGTCCTGACCGGAATTGGAGAAAAGATTCAGACACGTGGAAGGAGTCTATGGGACCTAAGCGATACTGACTCCACAGACACAGACAATTCATCGG ACTTGATTGACATCACACCACATGTGGAAAGATCACCCAAGGCGAAACATGGGTCCCCTATAG ctcTGGGCCAGGTTATACACGTGCTTAGCAGTGAGGACGATAATGTCCAAGtcaccagcaagtccacaaGCTCGACTAGAAAATTCAGC GCTGGTGAGCTGGTCTGGGGGCAGTTAGAGAGTTACGCTCTATGGCCGGCTGTGGTCTTATCCTACCAGCAGGATCAGGACTTTCCAGATAGCAAGATGGTGTCGTGGTACGGCCGCTGTATATTTTGTCAG GTGAGCGAGGGCACGCTGAAACCGTTTGGCGACTTCAGAGAGAACTTTTGCCCCCGGTCCTTCAGCATCCTGGACTCGTACAAGAAGGCTATTGAGTTGTCTCTGCAG GAGGCAGCTCTGCGCTGTAAGAAGACATTTCCTTCGTCTCCACATGACCATTATGACATGATGAAGCGGATGTTGGACTGGGCCTTTGGAGGCTTTCAACCCACCGGACCAAATGGATTCAATCCTGTGCACGTCGGGAACG GTATGGCAGAGCCAAACATCACACTGCAGGAAAAAAGGGAGAGCCCCGCCCCCAGCGTCACAGACGCTGAAGTGAAGGAAGCATGCATCTCCTTGAGCAAGCTGTCGCCACATGACTCCAGCGACCAGTCCACTCCCAAAAGCACGGGAAAGCGTAAAAAGGTGAAGCGGGTTGCGAAGTCCAGCTCCAGAAAACAGGCGGACCAGTGGGACCAAGAGGAGGATGAGTGGGAGAAGGGCAAAGCGGGTCGGAGGACGTCCAATTCAGAGAACGTTTTGGGGAGCTTGATGTTTGACGGTGACCCCTCGACAGACTATGTGCCCAAGAGGAGAGCCTTTGCCAAGTACAATAAGGTCAACCGGTCCACCAGCGCCACATACACTCAGCCGGACCAGAAGCTCAGAG AGGAGGCCATTCAGAGTATCTTGGACTTGGACCTAGACATCGAAG ACTTCTGTTTGTGTTGTGGATTGGAGACTGTGGAGATCTTCCATCCTCTGTTCAAAGGAGGTCTCTGCTCGGAGTGCAAG GACAACTTCACAGAGACCTTGTATCGTTACGATGACGATGGCTACCAGTCCTACTGCACCATCTGCTGCTACGGCATGGAGGTCCTCCTGTGCGGCAACGATGGCTGCTGCAG GTCCTACTGTGAAGACTGTCTGGACATCCTGGTAGGTCACGGGACGTTTGATTCGCTCAAGGATGTCGATCCGTGGATCTGCTACCTGTGCCAGGACCACCGAGCCCACAGGGCCCTCATTCCCAGAGAGGACTGGAGCATTCAGGTCCAGCAGTTTTTCGCCAATAACAGCGCCATGGAGTTT GAGCCCCACCGTGTTTACCCATCGATCCCTGCCAACCTACGCAAACCCCTCCGAGTTCTTTCGCTTTTTGACGGCATCGGCACAG GCTACTTGGTGTTGAAGGAGCTCGGCTTTAAAATAGAGACCTATGTCGCCTCCGAGATTTGTGAGGATTCCATCGCCATTGCGACGGTCAACCACGACAGGAAGATCAAACACGTTGGTGACACCCGCGACATCACCAAGCAGCTC ATCGAGGAGTGGGGTCCGTTTGACCTGCTGATTGGTGGGAGCCCCTGTAACGACCTCTCCATCGTCAACCCAAACAGGAAAGGAATCTACG AGGGCTCTGGAAGGCTCTTCTTCGACTACTACCGCATCCTGCAGCTGCTGAAGCCCAAAGAAGAAGACAACAGGCCGTTCTTCTGGCTCTTTGAGAACGTGGTCTTCATGAACGTGCACGACAAAGTCAACATCTGCCGCTTCCTCGAG TGCAACCCGGTCCTGGTGGACGCCGTCACAGTCAGCCCAGCCCACCGAGCTCGTTACTTCTGGGGGAACATCCCGGGCATGAGCAG GCCCACCGCAGCCTCCCAAAGCGACAAGCTACATCTCCAGGACTGTTTGGAGGTCGGCAGGGAAGCCAGG